A stretch of Elephas maximus indicus isolate mEleMax1 chromosome 20, mEleMax1 primary haplotype, whole genome shotgun sequence DNA encodes these proteins:
- the ACKR2 gene encoding atypical chemokine receptor 2, with the protein MAASTSPPLLTTEDTNSENSSYYYYDYFVDIPFMLCRKDAVMSFGKIFLPVFYSLIFVLGLGGNLLLLTVLLRYVPRRQMAEIYLMNLAISNLLFVVTLPFWGISAAWHWVFGNFLCKMVSTLYTINFYSGIFFISCMSLDKYLEIVHAQPHHRLRTRAKSLILSAMVWGVALAISIPDMVFVQTHENPKGMWRCYPDFGGHGTFWKLFLRFQQNLLGFLLPLLAMIFFYSRIGCVLVRLKPPGQSRALRMAAALVVAFFVLWFPYNLALFLHSLLDLQVFGDCNISHRLDYALQVTESIAFLHCCFTPVLYAFSSRRFRQYLKTFLATILGWHLAPSTAQASLSTCSGSSCLTAQEEMTSMNELGKKHADGSPNKGDVGKNTA; encoded by the coding sequence ATGGCTGCCAGCACTTCACCTCCGTTGCTCACCACTGAGGACACCAATTCTGAGAACAGCTCTTACTATTACTATGACTACTTTGTAGACATTCCCTTCATGCTCTGCAGGAAGGATGCAGTGATGTCCTTTGGCAAAATCTTCCTGCCAGTCTTCTACAGCCTGATCTTTGTGTTGGGCCTGGGTGGGAACCTCCTTCTTCTTACGGTCTTGCTCCGGTACGTTCCTCGCAGGCAGATGGCCGAGATCTACCTGATGAATCTTGCCATCTCCAACCTCCTGTTTGTGGTGACACTGCCCTTCTGGGGCATCTCTGCGGCCTGGCATTGGGTCTTTGGGAACTTCTTGTGCAAGATGGTAAGCACCCTCTACACCATTAACTTCTACAGTGGCATCTTCTTTATTAGTTGCATGAGCCTGGACAAGTACCTGGAGATCGTACACGCTCAGCCCCACCACAGGCTAAGGACACGGGCCAAGAGTCTTATCCTTTCTGCCATGGTGTGGGGTGTGGCCCTGGCCATCTCCATCCCTGACATGGTCTTTGTGCAGACACATGAAAACCCCAAGGGTATGTGGCGCTGCTACCCGGACTTTGGCGGGCATGGGACTTTCTGGAAGCTCTTCCTCCGCTTCCAGCAGAACCTCCTGGGGTTTCTCCTTCCACTCCTTGCCATGATCTTCTTCTACTCACGCATTGGCTGTGTCCTGGTCAGGTTGAAGCCCCCAGGCCAGAGCCGGGCTCTAAGGATggctgcagccctggtggtggctTTCTTCGTGCTATGGTTCCCATATAACCTCGCCTTGTTTCTGCACTCACTGCTGGACCTGCAAGTCTTTGGGGACTGCAACATCAGCCACCGCCTGGACTATGCCCTGCAGGTGACAGAGAGCATCGCCTTCCTTCATTGCTGCTTCACCCCTGTCCTCTACGCCTTCTCCAGTCGCCGCTTCCGCCAGTACCTGAAGACTTTCCTGGCCACTATTCTTGGATGGCACCTGGCACCTAGCACTGCCCAGGCCTCACTGTCCACCTGTTCTGGGAGCAGCTGCTTGACTGCTCAAGAAGAAATGACCAGCATGAATGAGCTGGGGAAGAAGCACGCTGACGGCTCCCCCAACAAGGGGGATGTGGGGAAAAATACAGCTTGA
- the LOC126064298 gene encoding LOW QUALITY PROTEIN: 5-beta-cholestane-3-alpha,7-alpha-diol 12-alpha-hydroxylase (The sequence of the model RefSeq protein was modified relative to this genomic sequence to represent the inferred CDS: inserted 1 base in 1 codon; substituted 4 bases at 4 genomic stop codons) — protein MVRWCLMLGALLVAIVGYFCLPGLFXQCKPQEPPLDKGPVPWLGHAMAFRKNMFEFLKITWAKHGDVFTVXLGGQYFTFVMDPFSFGPILKDVQKKLDFVEYARDLVLKIFAYQPVQGDYRMVHSASIKHLMEAGLEDLSEAMLDSLSLGMLGLKGWSPDASCWCEDGLFHFCYNTLFKASYRSLFGYTEDKEQDLLQAEELFVEFHKFDILVPRSVYSLLGPXEWLEVYRLQHFFHKAVSVKHNLEKEGISNWLCHMLQLLREQEVALTMQDKLNFMMLWAXQANTEPTTFWAPLFLLKHPEAMQAVREEATKVLGXARLEVRQSFTCDLSVLKCTPVLDSVMEEPLCLGASANLVRIVQGDQSLKMANGQEYLLCHGDKVALFPYLSVHMDPDIHPEPTAFKYDCFLNPDGSQKMDFYKGGKKIHYYSMPWSSGVSICPGRYFALSETKLFILLVVSYFDLELVDPDTTVPPVDPQCWGFGTTQPSHDVHFRYCLQPAE, from the exons ATGGTACGCTGGTGTCTCATGCTGGGAGCCCTGTTGGTGGCCATCGTGGGGTACTTCTGCCTGCCAGGGCTATTCTGACAATGCAAGCCCCAGGAACCCCCTCTGGACAAGGGTCCTGTACCCTGGCTGGGCCATGCCATGGCTTTCCGGAAAAATATGTTTGAATTCCTGAAAATCACGTGGGCGAAGCATGGGGATGTGTTCACTGTGTAGCTAGGTGGCCAGTACTTCACCTTTGTCATGGACCCCTTCTCCTTTGGTCCCATCCTCAAGGATGTACAGAAAAAACTGGACTTTGTGGAATATGCCAGAGACCTAGTGCTAAAGATATTTGCATACCAGCCAGTACAGGGAGATTACCGTATGGTACACTCAGCCAGCATCAAGCATCTGATGGAGGCTGGCTTGGAGGATCTCAGTGAAGCCATGCTGGACAGCTTGTCATTGGGAATGCTGGGGCTGAAGGGCTGGAGTCCAGATGCCAGTTGCTGGTGTGAGGATGGCCTCTTTCACTTCTGCTACAACACCTTGTTCAAAGCCAGCTACCGAAGCTTGTTTGGCTATACAGAGGACAAGGAGCAGGACCTGCTACAGGCAGAGGAGCTATTTGTGGAGTTCCACAAGTTTGACATCCTGGTTCCCAGATCTGTCTACTCCCTGCTGGGGCCCTAGGAGTGGCTAGAAGTGTACCGGCTCCAGCATTTCTTCCATAAGGCGGTCTCTGTGAAACACAACCTGGAGAAGGAGGGCATAAGCAACTGGTTATGCCACATGCTTCAGTTGCTGAGGGAGCAAGAAGTAGCCCTGACCATGCAGGACAAGCTCAACTTCATGATGCTCTGGG TCCAGGCAAACACAGAGCCTACCACTTTCTGGGCCCCCTTGTTCCTCCTGAAGCACCCAGAAGCCATGCAGGCTGTGAGGGAGGAAGCCACCAAGGTCCTGGGTTAGGCCAGGCTGGAGGTCAGGCAGTCCTTCACCTGTGACCTCAGTGTCTTGAAATGCACCCCAGTGCTAGACAGCGTGATGGAGGAGCCACTGTGTCTGGGGGCTTCAGCCAACCTCGTCAGGATAGTACAGGGTGACCAGAGCCTGAAGATGGCCAATGGGCAGGAGTACCTGCTCTGCCATGGAGACAAAGTGgctctcttcccctatctctcGGTGCACATGGACCCTGACATTCACCCCgagcccactgccttcaagtacGATTGCTTCCTCAACCCCGATGGCAGCCAAAAAATGGACTTCTACAAGGGAGGCAAGAAGATTCACTACTACAGCATGCCTTGGAGCTCAGGTGTCTCCATCTGCCCCGGGAGGTACTTCGCCCTCAGTGAAACGAAGCTCTTCATCCTACTCGTGGTCTCATACTTTGACCTGGAGCTGGTGGACCCTGACACAACTGTGCCGCCTGTGGATCCCCAGTGCTGGGGTTTTGGCACCACACAACCCAGCCATGATGTGCACTTCCGCTACTGCCTTCAGCCTGCTGAGTGA